The Panicum hallii strain FIL2 chromosome 5, PHallii_v3.1, whole genome shotgun sequence genome contains the following window.
GAGCAGGCTTCGATCATGTTTAGTCGTACTGCTGATTGAAATTAACCGAGAAGAGTAGCAGCCGGCTCGGTGGTGACCTTTTATTTGTTTTTAGTAGGTGTATACATCATACTGTGACTATACATTGGAGTCGGAGGTGTCCACTGCCCGGCCTAACCAATATGTACGGTGTGGTCATTTTCACGTCACGCTCGAACCGAGCGATAGCCGGCGTACGTGTCGCGGCCCTCGCCGTGCACCGTAACAATTAGGAAAAAAGAAGGCGTCACAGATCACGGTTCACGACGCCTTGCTGTCACGCCTTCTCGATGCAAAGCAAGCAAGAACAGCATGCGTGCGTGTCGTcgtttgctgctgctgctgctgctgctgctgctgcacggGAGGCGATTCGGCTCTTCGGCCCAGAGGGGAGGAGTGTTTTGCCGAAACCAATATTGGGCCCAGACTCGCAGTTACCAGATCATGTTACCGGACTGGGACTTGCTGTCGGATTCCGTTGCAATTGTAATCTGTTCTTGGTGAAGATCAGTCACGCAGCTAAAGAAAAGATGTTCTGTTCATTCACTCAAAactcaaaaaaaagaaaagtaaaaaaagagagagatctAACATAGGATGGACTGAGTGGTCTTTTATTAAGAAGAAGAAATAGGCACAAAGATTTGAGTTGAAGAGGACTCAGGACTAGGTTTGGACGCATGATCACACCTCTCACGCCAACCAGGCGATCTAGGCTCGATGACTGAGTGGTCTCTTCTGAGAAACTGCAGATGGTTTGGTGAATCATCTGGACAGATCGAAGACAAAACAATGTTTAGGTAGCTCATTGCGGTGCCCCGGAAAGTTAACGACGAGCTCCATGAGATTCCCCATGTCAGGATAACTGAAATTGCAAATCCAACACCAAATCCCAGGCCCGCAAAAAGGAACAGTACAATATCTATTGATATCTTCTCCGACGGATGCAGCACAATGTCTGGTGGCCTCCTGTTATCGCACCCTTTGGATACTTTAAGTCCACATAGACCAGTGTTCCCAAGAAATGAGAGATTGGAGAATGTCAAGAAGTGGGGAGACTCTGGTACTCTCCCCTCCAGCTTGTTGTAGGATAGATTCAACATTGAAAGGAAGTCAAGTGATGCCAACTCTTGTGGAATCTCTCCTGAAAGATCATTTGAAGAGAGATCGAGTGACTCGAGTTGGTTTAGAGTGCCAAGCTGAGATGGGATCGGTCCGGTGAGGGCATTGTGTGACATGTTTAGCGCGCTGAGTAGGACAAGGTCCCCAATTGATTGGGGAATGGCACCATAGAATACATTATCTGAAACATCAATGACCACAATAGTTCTCAGTATTTTAGAGAAGGTGATATCAGATCCTTTGTATGTGATTGCAGTGGTGAACTGGTATGTTTGACCAAGCAGATCATATTGATTTTCCATGACCAGCCTCTCATTGTCAGCTTTAGTcatcatggatttcattgttccGAACCATTCGTTGCGCAGTAATCCTGAGAAATTGTTTGAAGCCAAGTCGAAAATTCGAAGACTTATGAACTCACAACTATTTTTATCTGCAGAATCAGAAGGCCCCACATTCCCGACAAACTGGTTGGATTTTAGAACAAGGACCTGAAGTTTAGGAAGCGTATTCATCCAGCATGGGAATGTATCATCAATATGATTATTCCCAATATCAAAAACCTCCAAGTCCTTGCAAGCGACTAGAGATCTGGGTAACTGTCCTTCAATCCGATTGTCGCTAAAATCCAATGCCCCAAATGCACAATCTTGCTTTATGCTATTTGGTAATCTTCCATGAAGTTGATTTCCTCTCAAATTTAATACATTCAATTGACTCATATCCTCCATTAGACAAGAAGGGATGGAGCCAATCAGATCATTATTGGATAGATCAAGGAGCATAAGGTTTGTCGCTTCACAAATTGATGGCGGAATTTCTCCAGACAATTTGTTTCCAGAAGCCATGAGAAGGGAAATACTGCTTAACTGAGAACCGAAATTGAATGGTATGGATGAGAATTGGTTGTTTGAGCAATCAAATAATTGGGTTTGCGGTCCTGGTACAGGTATAGGTCCTTCAAATAGGTTATAACTGATATCAATAACAGACATATTAGCTGAAATGACAGAGCCAAATCCTATATACTACTAAATTGGTTGTATGATAAGTTCATCAGGATGATCGAGTCAATCCAATTATCCCATGCCCACTGAGGTACGGTGCCATGGATGTGATTGTTTGAAAGGTCAAGAACTTCAATTGACTGCATGTGCCTCAAGGTATCAGGGAGCTTGGATATGTTACAAGATGCTAGACACAGTGTATCAAAATTGTCGATGGACTCCCATGAAGAGTTATATTTGCCTTCCACTATGGAAAGTTTGTTGTTTGACAGATTCAGCCGAAATAGATTGGGCAATTTGAAGAATGAGCTGAGTTCAATGGTACCAATGAAACTGTTGGAATGAAAATTTATGGCTCCCAAATTAGTTAGATTAAACAGATGCGGAGGTACTTGACCAGAAAAGTTGCATGAATACAATTTCAATGTACTTAGTTTCTTGAGGTTACCTATGAAGGAAGGTACTTGACCAGATAAGCCACAGTTCGAGAATTGCAAAATTTCCAAAGAAGTTAAATTTGCCACCCAGGATGGCATTTCTCCCACTATACCAGCCCCGGAAACTTGTAATGATGTCAAGGATCTGAGCTCACCTAGTGAGGAGGGAAGCTCTTGGTGAAAGTCTGCCGCCGCAACACCTAATTTGTTCAAGGATTTGAGATTACTTATGGAACTCGGAATCAGACCAGAGAAGTTCGTGTTGCTGCAAACCAGCTGCGTCAGGATACTATCCGATGAGAAGTTGGGCAGCACGCCCGATACTTTGTGATTATAACTGATATCAACCACTGTCAAGTTTTTGTTCTGGAAGATCCTTGACGGGAACGGCCCTTCAAGCAGATTGTAGGCAAGTTTAAGAACACTGAGGGAAGGTAGATCAGCAAAGGACTCTGGAATCTGGCCATGTACTCTGTTGTACTTTAGGTTGATCTTGGCCAATGAGTGGATGAGAGACAGCGACCCACAGATCGGAGCATCGAGGTTGGTGCCTCGCAGGCTGAGAACCTGAAGCTGTGGAGTGGAATTAGCAAAGGCACTGCACCACGCTGCCCCGTTGCCGGACAGGTCAACGGTGTCGAGATAGAGCTCTTTCAGGCTGCTGAGGTTAGAGACTAGTGACCCGATGTCCGGCTCCACGACGGGCCACCGCCCTTCGCCGAGGGGCAGGAAATAGTCGTTGTCTCCGACGAGATAGATCCAGTTGGAGAAGTCCAGAGATTCCAGATTGCTGAGCCGCCGTATCCCGTCTGGTATCTTGCCGACGAAGTCGGAGTAGGAGAGGTTGAGGTGGGCGAGCTCCGTGAGCCGCTCGAACCCAGCATCCGGGAGCTGGGACTCGTTGAGGCTGTTGCCGGAGAGGTCCAGGTGCCTCAGGGAGGTCAGGTCGAAGAGCGCGGGGTGGAGGCCGCCGGCGCTCGCCAGCCCGCACCCGCCGAGGTCGAGGGCGGTCACGCCGCCGTCGGAGGCGGCGCAGGCGACGCCCTCCCAGCCGCAGCAGTCGGTGCCGGCGCGCCACGACGCGAGGGTGCAGGTGGAGTCGTTGGTGGAGTGGAAGGAGCGTCCCAGCCGGAGCAGCGCCGAGGCCTGGTCCGGCCGG
Protein-coding sequences here:
- the LOC112893566 gene encoding receptor-like protein 37; translation: MISRTSHRQQLLLHLDLLVHLVLASIQLSHSLDGTFSNQTATPPAKVPCRPDQASALLRLGRSFHSTNDSTCTLASWRAGTDCCGWEGVACAASDGGVTALDLGGCGLASAGGLHPALFDLTSLRHLDLSGNSLNESQLPDAGFERLTELAHLNLSYSDFVGKIPDGIRRLSNLESLDFSNWIYLVGDNDYFLPLGEGRWPVVEPDIGSLVSNLSSLKELYLDTVDLSGNGAAWCSAFANSTPQLQVLSLRGTNLDAPICGSLSLIHSLAKINLKYNRVHGQIPESFADLPSLSVLKLAYNLLEGPFPSRIFQNKNLTVVDISYNHKVSGVLPNFSSDSILTQLVCSNTNFSGLIPSSISNLKSLNKLGVAAADFHQELPSSLGELRSLTSLQVSGAGIVGEMPSWVANLTSLEILQFSNCGLSGQVPSFIVSLVPLNSAHSSNCPIYFG